Part of the Gemmatimonadota bacterium genome is shown below.
ATGCCACAATCTACAAGCGGGTGATCGACCTGATGAGCCACGGCGATTATTCGCTATATGAGCCGCGGGAAATGTTGCCTGAGAATAAGGAGCACTTCGGCAGAGCGCTCCGTCAATTCATCGCCCATCATCCATTCAATCCAGTGCTGTTCCCTAACGAAACGACGTAACATCTCATGACTGAACAAGACCAAAAAGAGCTTGGTAAGACCCTCTGGAACATCGCTGATCAATTACGCGGCGCAATGAACGCGGACGACTTCCGCGACTATATGCTGTCGTTCCTGTTCCTGCGCTACCTCTCGGGCAACTACGAGGTCGCCGCAAAAAAGGAATTGGGTGCGGACTACCCCAAGCATGACAACATCGGCCATGCCAACGGCGATGCCACGACGCCGCTGCAGCTATGGTACCAGCAGAACATGGGAGATGCGGCGGAGTTCGAAAAGCAGATGCGCCGCAAGGTGCATTACGTGATCAAGCCTGACTACCTCTGGGATCACATCGCCTACCTGGCAAAGACGCAGAACGATGAACTGCTGAACACCCTGCAGAAAGGGTTTAAGTACATCGAGGAAGAGTCGTTCCAGAGCAACTTCCAGGGTCTGTTCTCCGAGATCAACCTCGCATCCGACAAACTGGGACGCAAGTACGCCGACCGCAACAGCAAGCTTTGCGCGATCATCAGTGAGATCTCTAAGGGAATGGGGGAATTCTCATCCGAGGCAGACGCACTGGGCGACGCGTACGAATACCTGATCGGGCAGTTCGCGGCGGGCTCCGGGAAGAAGGCCGGGGAGTTCTACACGCCGCAGCAAATCTCGAACATCCTCTCCGCCATCGTCACGCTCGACAGTCAGGATCCCAAGACCGGGAACCGCAGCAAGCTAGAGAGCGTGTTCGATTTCGCCTGCGGCTCGGGCTCGCTGTTGCTCAATGTGCGCCGTCACTTGAAAGAGGCCGGCGGTACCATTGGCAAGATCTACGGACAGGAGTCAAACATCACCACCTACAACCTGGCGCGCATGAACATGCTATTGCACGGGGTGAAGGACACTGAGTTTGAGATCTATCATGGCGACTCTCTAAAAAATGACTGGGATTGGCTTCGCGAAACGAACCCAGCGAAGAAACCGCAGTTCGACGCTGTGGTTGCAAATCCGCCATTCAGCTTTCGCTGGGAACCCAAGGATGAAGTGAGTGATGATCCGCGCTTCAAGAACCATGGCGCGGCTCCAAAGAGCGCCGCTGACTTCGCCTTCCTGCTGCACGGCTTGCATTACCTGAAAGACGACGGGGTGATGGCCATCATCCTGCCGCACGGCGTGTTGTTCCGTGGTGGCAAGGAAGCGGACATCCGCATCAAGCTGCTTAAGGACGGGCACATCGACACAGTGATCGGCCTGCCACCCAACCTATTCTACTCGACTGGGATCCCGGTTTGCATTCTGGTGCTAAAGAAGTGCAAGAAGCCGGATGACGTGCTGTTCATCAATGCGACTGAACATTTCGAACCTGGTAAACGGCAGAACCGACTCCGAGAAGAGGATATCGAACTGATCATCGGTACGTATCAACATCGCAAGGAGCAGGAGCGGTATTCCCGTCGCGTGTCGATGAAGGAGATCACGGACAACGATTACAACCTGAACATCTCACGCTACATCAGTACTGCCGAGGCGGAAGAAGAGATCGATCTCGCGGCGACGCATGACGAACTCGTCAGGATTGAGGGCGAAATCGTTCAGTCAACGCTGAAGCACAATGCGTTTCTAAAGGAGCTTGGTGTGCCCCCCCTCCCGTTGGGCAATTCGGATTCAAAGTAGAGAGGGTAGGCTGCCAGCCACATTGACTCGGGGAACCTGGATGCGGCTGTCATGTGGATGGGCCACGTCGTCTTGCTCAGGCTGTGGTCCTCCACAAGCCTGACGCGTGTCTGAAGCTGCGTAGGCATTACATCTTGCACCGTGCCCAAGGCGCAGACCAGACCCTGAGACACAGATGCGCAGCGAGCAAACCCGCTCCGGTGTCGGAAAGCGGGTACGGAGCGGGTTCTCCTTGAGGTCTTTACCTGTAGAGCCTGCTGCTGCCACGTGGAGAGGTTGAGGCGTCGTCTGTCCACAGGTGCCCGGTGATTCCGATCTGCGACGGCTCTAAGATGCCGAACAGCTTGTAGCCGTGAGGCATGTGGTCCTACGGGACGCGCGAGGGCTCATCGACCTCGTGCCCGCATGGCCGCCCATCGGACGAACACGTGAAAGACTGAGCCCAAAGCCTGTAGTTCAATCCTTCACCAGTGCATAGTATCGTGCCGCGTCATCCGCCATTCCCGGGTGGCACCTTGGGTCCAAATAATACGGTCGTAGGACTGCTTCTAAGCGGAAGTCCCAGAGCCGCTACCGGCACTTCGGATGCATTAATTAGACTCATGTGGACTAATGAGCAGTTTAGTCTTGCTAATTAGCCCAGGTCAGGTGTATTATTAGCCCACACTAATCGCACATGACTACTTTTAGAAATGGCAGACAACAAGGGTAAAGGCGACGAAATAGTCCAGTTGGCCCGATTGGCTATGACGGGCCGACCTCAGGACGTTCAAGCGTATATCCGGCGCTTGGCCCGGCGGTATCAAGGGGAACTGCCCGCAATGGCTGCACAGCTCACGGGGTTGCTGCAGGAGGCACCAACCCGCCAGTCCCCGCTCCGCCGGGAAACTGCGTCGCCAGTTCCTGTGGATTTAGAATCGCGCCTTCAGTTAATACGCATCGAGAACGCCCCAACCCTTGGAGTTGAACCGCTATGGGAAGCTGGCGTCAAACGCTCTCTCGACCAAATTCTTTCGGAGCGGGAGCACGACGAAGAGTTATTTAGCCAGGGCTTATCACCAAGCCGTTCGATCATTTTTACCGGTCCGCCGGGCGTCGGG
Proteins encoded:
- a CDS encoding type I restriction-modification system subunit M — encoded protein: MTEQDQKELGKTLWNIADQLRGAMNADDFRDYMLSFLFLRYLSGNYEVAAKKELGADYPKHDNIGHANGDATTPLQLWYQQNMGDAAEFEKQMRRKVHYVIKPDYLWDHIAYLAKTQNDELLNTLQKGFKYIEEESFQSNFQGLFSEINLASDKLGRKYADRNSKLCAIISEISKGMGEFSSEADALGDAYEYLIGQFAAGSGKKAGEFYTPQQISNILSAIVTLDSQDPKTGNRSKLESVFDFACGSGSLLLNVRRHLKEAGGTIGKIYGQESNITTYNLARMNMLLHGVKDTEFEIYHGDSLKNDWDWLRETNPAKKPQFDAVVANPPFSFRWEPKDEVSDDPRFKNHGAAPKSAADFAFLLHGLHYLKDDGVMAIILPHGVLFRGGKEADIRIKLLKDGHIDTVIGLPPNLFYSTGIPVCILVLKKCKKPDDVLFINATEHFEPGKRQNRLREEDIELIIGTYQHRKEQERYSRRVSMKEITDNDYNLNISRYISTAEAEEEIDLAATHDELVRIEGEIVQSTLKHNAFLKELGVPPLPLGNSDSK